Proteins found in one Amphiura filiformis chromosome 14, Afil_fr2py, whole genome shotgun sequence genomic segment:
- the LOC140169946 gene encoding uncharacterized protein translates to MELVLEVVTQQVTKVRGVQTSGSASAGCVHLGGMTWKDIVSMIVTTHNKSCAHTGVTLHHNMVGMTSALANETLDGNTVPTTAGGPQQQDDGPPNLVKMTETQTKTAASPVKVRKARTHTSFGKPRAKRVKFEDQSESSNGMTSFENEFQKTVESILTGQVDAPSENEVDGNATGTPVKESNATGSPLKDEEEIDIVQCTECKRWFKSKEQLKKHSSVHDTDKGPHACEFCDFSFPTEWDLMKHLPAAHRDKLPDPEPDEQVLPVGNFPTPRGRGRGRGRGRGRGRQSRDGEVRVKKEYECDSCESSFKSPGWLKKHKQIHKQTIIQVDKQGKIIGRPEVETMPVPRTDIRDGLDMSALVNWNYKCQVCKEGFRSKMQLEKHMEIHSENRGEHKCSECEKICRTEWNLQRHLLIHNKIKKHKCTEPNCEASFGIKAKLEQHKAKVHNIGEVYTCLKCGSTYKNKMNLKYHMLEHTETKGFVCEYCNKTFPRPDALRLHRATHKPKKFNCTLCPRAYPFRSLLVRHWKNTHSQEETINCQYCDKSFRNYYQKNAHEEIHTGVRQHMCDVCGRGFHQRSALLTHEKIHTGEKPFSCKDCDKMFVTKAHAVRHQKTHSEPDRKKIFSCSFCESTFHWKHQWQDHENRHKGIKPHKCRQCEAAFVARCDLSRHMKVHTGDSTYNCAYCKMVFATKQSMERHEMEEHLQFEMDDEDTSNVVVFKLKK, encoded by the coding sequence ATGGAGCTCGTGCTGGAGGTTGTGACCCAGCAGGTGACAAAAGTTCGAGGGGTGCAGACTTCCGGTAGCGCATCTGCAGGATGTGTCCATCTTGGCGGCATGACCTGGAAGGATATCGTGAGTATGATTGTGACTACCCACAACAAGAGCTGCGCTCACACTGGTGTTACGCTTCATCATAACATGGTTGGCATGACATCAGCCCTCGCAAACGAAACTCTTGACGGCAATACCGTTCCTACCACTGCAGGTGGACCACAGCAACAAGACGACGGACCACCAAATCTTGTAAAGATGACGGAGACGCAAACCAAAACTGCAGCAAGTCCGGTGAAAGTGCGTAAAGCACGTACGCATACAAGCTTTGGTAAGCCAAGAGCTAAACGTGTCAAGTTTGAGGATCAGAGCGAGTCAAGTAATGGGATGACATCGTTTGAGAACGAATTTCAGAAAACTGTGGAGAGTATACTGACAGGGCAAGTTGATGCCCCGTCAGAAAACGAGGTAGACGGTAACGCGACAGGTACACCGGTAAAAGAAAGTAACGCCACAGGTTCACCGTTAAAAGATGAAGAAGAAATAGACATTGTACAATGTACTGAATGTAAGCGGTGGTTTAAATCCAAGGAACAACTCAAGAAGCACAGTAGCGTTCACGATACAGACAAAGGCCCACATGCATGTGAATTTTGCGACTTCTCTTTCCCAACGGAATGGGACTTAATGAAACACCTCCCCGCTGCACATAGAGACAAACTCCCCGACCCAGAGCCAGACGAGCAGGTTCTACCAGTTGGTAACTTCCCTACACCACGCGGTAGAGGGAGGGGCAGGGGAAGGGGCCGGGGAAGAGGTCGTCAGAGCAGAGATGGGGAAGTGAGAGTGAAAAAAGAATATGAATGCGATTCTTGTGAGAGTAGTTTCAAATCACCAGGGTGGttgaaaaaacacaaacaaattcaTAAACAGACAATCATACAGGTCGATAAGCAGGGAAAGATCATCGGTAGACCGGAAGTGGAAACTATGCCGGTTCCTCGCACAGATATCAGGGATGGTCTAGACATGAGCGCTCTCGTTAACTGGAATTATAAGTGTCAGGTATGCAAAGAAGGTTTCAGATCGAAGATGCAGCTGGAAAAACACATGGAAATCCACTCGGAGAATCGTGGCGAACACAAGTGCTCGGAGTGCGAGAAGATCTGTCGTACGGAGTGGAACTTGCAGCGTCATCTGCTGATCCATAATAAAATAAAGAAGCACAAGTGTACGGAACCAAACTGCGAGGCGTCGTTTGGAATCAAGGCAAAACTTGAGCAGCATAAAGCAAAAGTGCATAACATCGGTGAGGTATACACTTGCCTTAAATGCGGTTCAAcgtataaaaacaaaatgaatttgAAGTACCACATGTTGGAACATACCGAAACAAAGGGCTTTGTGTGCGAGTACTGCAATAAGACGTTCCCTCGACCGGATGCACTTCGGCTTCACAGAGCCACACACAAGCCAAAAAAATTCAATTGCACTCTTTGTCCTAGGGCCTACCCATTCAGGTCTCTGCTGGTTCGCCACTGGAAGAACACTCATTCGCAAGAGGAAACAATAAACTGCCAGTACTGCGACAAATCATTCCGGAATTACTACCAGAAAAACGCCCACGAAGAGATCCATACCGGCGTCCGACAGCACATGTGCGACGTGTGCGGCCGAGGGTTCCATCAGAGATCGGCGTTGCTGACTCACGAAAAAATTCATACCGGTGAAAAGCCTTTCAGCTGTAAGGATTGCGATAAGATGTTTGTGACAAAAGCGCACGCAGTACGCCACCAGAAAACCCACAGCGAACCGGACCGCAAAAAGATTTTCAGCTGCTCGTTCTGCGAATCGACCTTCCACTGGAAGCACCAGTGGCAGGATCACGAGAACAGACACAAAGGGATCAAGCCGCACAAGTGCAGGCAGTGCGAGGCCGCTTTTGTTGCGAGGTGCGATTTATCGCGGCACATGAAGGTCCACACGGGGGACAGCACGTATAATTGCGCGTACTGCAAGATGGTTTTCGCAACGAAGCAGTCAATGGAGAGACACGAGATGGAAGAACATCTTCAGTTTGAGATGGATGATGAGGATACGTCCAATGTAGTGgtgttcaaattaaaaaaataa